In a single window of the Niabella ginsenosidivorans genome:
- a CDS encoding Crp/Fnr family transcriptional regulator, with product MFDNLIRNLRSILSFTEEELAYFLSLMEIRTFKKYEKIVRIGEPVNYVYYIDKGLVRYYGETDGKEQTFRVFRENMWVSEYAAFLTRQPSMVCIEALEDTTLFRMHFDKMQESYNKAKIFERLGRKMAEALFINEVQMTTQRRLKSPEIRYLELLQNDPEIMRRVPLKYIASLLGIEPESLSRIRKRTSKVKGQ from the coding sequence ATGTTTGACAACCTGATCAGGAACCTGAGGAGCATTCTGTCTTTTACTGAGGAGGAACTGGCCTATTTTCTTTCATTGATGGAAATAAGAACCTTCAAAAAGTATGAGAAGATCGTTCGTATAGGCGAGCCGGTAAATTATGTGTACTATATTGATAAAGGGCTGGTGCGCTATTACGGGGAAACAGATGGTAAAGAGCAGACCTTCCGGGTATTCCGGGAAAACATGTGGGTCTCAGAATACGCGGCTTTTCTTACAAGACAACCTTCCATGGTCTGTATTGAAGCACTGGAAGACACAACGCTGTTCCGGATGCATTTTGATAAAATGCAGGAGAGCTATAATAAAGCAAAGATTTTTGAACGGCTTGGAAGAAAAATGGCTGAAGCGCTTTTTATTAACGAGGTTCAGATGACCACGCAGCGCCGTTTAAAATCGCCTGAAATACGTTACCTGGAACTGTTGCAGAATGACCCGGAAATAATGAGAAGGGTGCCTTTAAAGTACATCGCCTCCTTGCTGGGCATAGAGCCTGAAAGCCTTAGCAGGATAAGAAAAAGAACTTCAAAAGTAAAAGGCCAGTGA
- a CDS encoding RNA polymerase sigma factor has translation MQEQKLSILAEEKDQNIIQAVKDYGNRLFGFIRKNVNTDADAEDILQDVWYQYANVSATQTIEQVSGWLFKVARNKITDKYRKKKADLIDDYQYENEDGEVQFRELLFTLDNDPELADIKKLFWEELFGALDELPENQRQVFVLNELEDMTLQEIADQYGENIKTIISRKRYAVQHLRNRLQYLYDELINY, from the coding sequence ATGCAGGAGCAAAAACTGTCAATATTGGCGGAGGAAAAGGATCAAAATATCATCCAGGCCGTAAAAGACTACGGTAACCGGCTTTTTGGATTTATTCGCAAAAATGTGAATACAGATGCAGATGCCGAAGATATTTTGCAGGATGTGTGGTATCAGTATGCCAATGTAAGCGCTACCCAAACCATTGAACAGGTGAGTGGCTGGCTGTTTAAAGTTGCCCGCAATAAAATCACCGACAAATACCGGAAAAAAAAAGCAGACCTGATTGATGATTACCAGTACGAAAATGAAGACGGGGAGGTACAGTTCAGGGAACTGCTCTTTACGCTGGATAACGACCCTGAGCTGGCGGATATAAAGAAGTTGTTCTGGGAAGAGTTGTTTGGCGCCCTGGATGAACTGCCGGAAAACCAGCGACAGGTATTTGTGCTGAATGAGCTGGAAGACATGACCCTGCAGGAAATTGCCGATCAATACGGAGAGAATATTAAAACGATCATCAGCCGGAAACGTTATGCCGTTCAGCATTTGCGCAACCGCCTGCAATATTTATATGATGAGCTCATTAATTATTAA
- a CDS encoding FadR/GntR family transcriptional regulator, with protein sequence MDTTILNNIKAIQIESPVDKIIGQLKQLIIGGQLKPGDRLPAERVLAEQFGVGRSYIREAILKLEFYGLLKTSPQSGTYVAGLGINILDNIITDIINFNKDDFNALIEARYYLELASAKLAAERHTDADLREIKKAAADFENKVKRSGSAVEEDMVLHIKIAKATKNPAIESMILILIPDLIKNIVENNVCGKNRSKTSVPEHKKIVKAIEDRNVAAAEKAMAEHLNDIWQISKAGFEAKKLIAKKQ encoded by the coding sequence ATGGACACTACAATATTAAACAATATTAAAGCAATACAGATCGAGTCGCCGGTGGATAAGATTATCGGCCAGTTAAAACAGCTGATCATCGGTGGCCAGCTAAAGCCGGGCGACCGCCTGCCCGCAGAGCGCGTACTGGCAGAGCAGTTTGGCGTGGGGCGCAGCTATATACGGGAAGCCATTTTAAAGCTGGAGTTCTATGGCCTGCTGAAAACAAGCCCGCAAAGCGGTACCTATGTGGCCGGACTGGGCATCAATATCCTGGACAATATTATTACGGATATCATCAATTTTAATAAAGACGATTTTAATGCTTTGATCGAGGCACGCTATTATCTGGAACTGGCCTCCGCAAAACTGGCAGCCGAAAGACATACGGATGCAGACCTGCGGGAAATAAAGAAGGCGGCAGCTGATTTTGAGAACAAGGTAAAACGCAGCGGCAGTGCGGTAGAGGAGGATATGGTACTTCATATAAAGATTGCCAAAGCCACCAAGAACCCGGCCATTGAATCCATGATCCTCATCCTGATCCCCGATCTTATAAAAAATATTGTAGAGAACAACGTATGCGGCAAGAACAGGAGCAAAACATCGGTGCCGGAGCACAAAAAAATAGTAAAGGCTATTGAAGACAGGAATGTAGCAGCCGCCGAAAAAGCAATGGCAGAGCATCTGAACGATATCTGGCAAATAAGTAAAGCTGGCTTCGAGGCCAAAAAACTTATTGCCAAAAAACAGTAA
- a CDS encoding alpha/beta hydrolase: protein MKQVLLFLYCILPVIASIAQDTAAVKKVVYPPGYSEQLNVIYTKAGSWEGKMDLYLPPKEKGVTPVIINIHGGGWNHGTKESQTGFSTFFKNGYAVANIEYRLSGQATAPAAVEDARCAVIYLVNHATELNIDINKIVIMGSSAGGHLALVAGLLGNEHGFDTNCSTANPVKVAAIIDKYGITDVKAWKSKSVGLWLGNRANDENFIRSVSPLYLVNKTSPPVFMVHGDADPTVPYQQSVDLKKKLDEAGVKSQFITVPGGLHGKFSAEENRRVNKEIIHFLKELGI, encoded by the coding sequence ATGAAACAGGTACTGTTATTCCTTTATTGCATCCTGCCGGTCATTGCTTCAATAGCGCAGGATACGGCAGCAGTAAAGAAAGTAGTCTACCCCCCGGGATATTCCGAACAGCTAAATGTCATTTATACAAAGGCAGGCAGCTGGGAGGGCAAAATGGATCTTTATTTACCTCCAAAAGAAAAAGGGGTTACCCCTGTTATTATTAATATACATGGCGGCGGCTGGAATCATGGCACCAAGGAATCACAGACCGGATTCAGTACCTTCTTCAAAAACGGCTATGCAGTTGCCAATATAGAGTACCGGCTGAGCGGGCAGGCAACAGCTCCTGCTGCTGTAGAAGATGCGCGCTGTGCCGTTATTTACCTGGTCAATCATGCAACAGAATTAAATATTGATATAAACAAAATCGTCATTATGGGTAGCTCTGCCGGCGGCCACCTGGCCCTGGTAGCCGGTTTACTGGGCAATGAGCACGGGTTTGATACGAACTGTTCCACAGCAAATCCGGTAAAGGTTGCAGCGATCATTGATAAATATGGCATTACCGATGTAAAGGCCTGGAAAAGCAAATCGGTAGGTCTGTGGCTGGGGAATAGAGCAAATGATGAAAATTTTATCCGGTCCGTTTCGCCCTTATACCTGGTAAACAAAACAAGCCCGCCTGTTTTTATGGTGCATGGCGATGCCGACCCCACGGTTCCCTATCAGCAATCGGTGGATCTAAAGAAAAAGCTGGATGAAGCAGGTGTTAAAAGTCAATTCATCACCGTTCCCGGCGGCTTGCATGGCAAGTTCAGCGCTGAGGAAAACAGGAGGGTCAATAAAGAGATCATTCATTTTTTAAAAGAGCTCGGTATATGA
- a CDS encoding helix-hairpin-helix domain-containing protein, translating into MKEIVFSLPQEAFGTATAAVLLGDFNNWDIDKAIALKKDKDGFWKASVKLKPGHTYEYRFLLNDGRWVNDWAAKGYVHKHHFGIDNSVITVEEDVIVTAPEADTKVKAETAGKTKKAPAKKTKKAVTIIKNDLTKIEGIGPAIAKLLEQQGIQSFKDLSKATGKKLKEILSAAGSKFALHDPKSWPRQAKLAAAEKWDELKALQDELLGGK; encoded by the coding sequence ATGAAAGAGATTGTGTTCTCACTACCTCAGGAAGCCTTTGGAACTGCCACCGCAGCCGTTTTGCTCGGAGATTTTAATAACTGGGACATTGATAAGGCTATCGCCCTAAAAAAAGACAAAGACGGTTTTTGGAAAGCCTCTGTAAAGTTAAAACCCGGGCATACTTATGAATACCGTTTTCTGTTAAATGACGGTCGCTGGGTGAACGACTGGGCCGCCAAAGGCTATGTGCACAAGCATCATTTTGGCATTGATAATTCAGTAATTACTGTAGAAGAAGATGTGATCGTAACAGCTCCGGAAGCCGATACAAAGGTAAAAGCTGAAACAGCAGGCAAAACCAAAAAGGCCCCTGCAAAAAAGACCAAAAAAGCGGTAACGATTATAAAGAACGATCTTACAAAAATTGAAGGCATAGGGCCCGCAATTGCCAAATTACTGGAGCAGCAGGGGATCCAGTCCTTTAAAGATCTTTCAAAAGCAACCGGTAAAAAGTTAAAAGAGATTCTGAGCGCAGCAGGCAGCAAATTTGCCCTACACGATCCTAAAAGCTGGCCCAGGCAGGCAAAACTGGCTGCCGCTGAAAAATGGGATGAGCTGAAAGCGTTGCAGGATGAGCTTTTAGGCGGAAAATAA
- a CDS encoding MFS transporter → MKIRGLRWYIIGLIALATIINYIDRSAINILWPYIYHDFGIAAADSKNALALITTFFMIAYAIGQTFMGKIMDNIGTRLGMGLSIVGWSLSIALHAFARGLLSFNVFRFFLGFFEAGNWPGATKSNAEWFPAKERAIAQGIFGAGASLGSVISAPIIALVYVAFGWKMTFVLIGILGILWLLPWLLINKSTPATHPNITASEKEYIFSDETKKNIAEGREEKVLTWKELLAIKNTWGIIGARFFIDPVWWLFVTWLPTFLKEQFLFDIQQIGAFAWVPYLFAAIGGLLGGFHSSWQIKKGVEAHKARKNAIGLGCLIMLLSLVAIVYFLDQLKSMPMFAMVLIGCTLFGFQFLINNIQTLPSDYFNGKNVGTVAGMGGTAAVIGTLMTTWAVPVITKTGYTSFFVLAAVLVPLSWITIRFISSNPDKLKQ, encoded by the coding sequence ATGAAGATAAGAGGATTGCGCTGGTACATTATCGGGTTGATCGCACTTGCAACGATCATCAATTATATTGACCGGAGCGCTATTAATATTTTATGGCCTTATATCTATCATGATTTTGGTATTGCAGCGGCCGATAGCAAAAATGCCCTGGCCTTAATTACCACCTTCTTCATGATCGCCTATGCCATTGGCCAGACCTTTATGGGCAAGATCATGGATAATATCGGCACCAGACTGGGAATGGGCTTGTCAATAGTAGGCTGGAGCCTGTCTATTGCGCTGCATGCATTTGCCCGCGGTTTGCTGTCCTTTAATGTATTCCGTTTTTTCCTGGGCTTTTTTGAGGCGGGCAACTGGCCCGGGGCCACCAAAAGCAATGCGGAATGGTTTCCTGCAAAGGAACGCGCCATTGCCCAGGGCATCTTTGGCGCCGGCGCTTCTCTGGGATCGGTTATTTCCGCGCCTATTATCGCACTGGTCTATGTTGCGTTCGGCTGGAAAATGACCTTCGTGCTGATCGGCATACTGGGCATTCTCTGGCTGCTGCCCTGGCTGCTGATCAATAAATCGACGCCGGCCACGCATCCGAATATAACCGCATCAGAAAAAGAATATATTTTTTCTGATGAAACAAAAAAGAATATTGCTGAAGGCAGGGAAGAAAAGGTGTTGACATGGAAAGAGCTGCTGGCAATAAAGAACACCTGGGGCATTATCGGCGCCCGCTTTTTTATTGACCCGGTATGGTGGTTGTTTGTAACCTGGCTGCCCACTTTTTTGAAAGAGCAATTCCTGTTCGACATTCAGCAAATAGGCGCATTTGCATGGGTGCCCTATTTATTTGCGGCCATTGGCGGTTTGCTGGGCGGCTTCCATTCTTCCTGGCAGATCAAAAAAGGAGTGGAAGCGCATAAGGCCCGTAAAAATGCAATAGGGCTGGGCTGCCTGATCATGCTGTTGTCGCTGGTTGCTATTGTTTATTTTTTAGATCAGTTAAAAAGCATGCCCATGTTTGCAATGGTGCTGATCGGGTGCACGCTCTTTGGATTCCAGTTCCTGATCAATAATATTCAGACACTACCCAGCGATTATTTCAATGGTAAGAATGTGGGAACCGTTGCCGGCATGGGGGGCACAGCGGCCGTTATCGGAACGCTGATGACCACATGGGCAGTGCCGGTGATCACCAAAACGGGCTATACTTCTTTTTTTGTGCTGGCTGCAGTTTTGGTACCGCTTTCATGGATCACCATAAGATTTATTTCATCAAATCCGGATAAATTAAAACAATAG
- a CDS encoding ThuA domain-containing protein — translation MKRTGLLLGVLLLASEIWAAAPRVLVFYKTAGFYHESIAKGLPAIYKLGSENGFDVDSTRDAAAFNKTNLEKYAAIIFLSTTGTLFNSDQQKALQDYVHNGGGIVGIHAATDAEYEWPWYNRMMGAWFLDHPKQQTAVLDVVDRKHSSTQHLPEKWTRKDEWYNFKEINKELHVLITIDEASYEGGKNGHFHPMAWYHNFEGGRVFYTALGHTDESYTDPLFLKHLLGGIRYAMGTSFKRK, via the coding sequence ATGAAAAGAACAGGGTTGTTATTAGGCGTTTTACTGCTGGCTTCGGAGATATGGGCTGCGGCTCCCCGGGTGCTGGTTTTTTATAAAACAGCCGGATTTTATCATGAATCGATAGCAAAGGGCCTGCCGGCCATTTATAAACTGGGATCAGAGAACGGGTTTGATGTGGACAGCACCAGGGATGCTGCGGCCTTTAATAAAACCAACCTGGAAAAATATGCGGCTATTATTTTTCTGAGCACCACCGGCACCCTGTTCAATAGTGATCAGCAAAAGGCCTTGCAGGATTATGTACATAACGGGGGCGGTATTGTTGGCATTCATGCTGCTACGGATGCAGAGTATGAATGGCCGTGGTATAACAGGATGATGGGAGCCTGGTTCCTGGATCATCCCAAACAACAAACGGCTGTGCTGGATGTGGTAGACAGAAAGCACAGCAGTACGCAGCACCTGCCTGAAAAATGGACCCGAAAAGATGAATGGTACAATTTTAAAGAGATTAATAAGGAACTGCATGTACTGATTACTATTGATGAAGCCAGCTATGAAGGGGGTAAGAACGGTCATTTCCATCCTATGGCCTGGTATCATAATTTTGAAGGCGGCCGGGTATTTTATACGGCCCTGGGGCATACGGATGAATCCTATACAGATCCCTTATTCCTGAAACATCTTCTTGGTGGAATACGGTACGCAATGGGAACATCTTTCAAAAGAAAATAA
- a CDS encoding SDR family NAD(P)-dependent oxidoreductase: MRFKNKVAIVTGGSRDIGRAVSVKLAKEGAKVVVNYYGSKENGEATLQQIKEAGGEGIIVSGDMTKAADVANMVSAARNAFGDAIHILVNVAGGLVARKTTAEMDEAFWDQVMDLNLKSVFLCVKAVTPYMPPGAAIINFTSLAGRDGGGPGASAYATSKGALMTYTRALAKEFGPKNVRVNAVAPGMIATTFHDTFTKPEVRANVANGTPLKREGKAEEVADLVAYLASDEASFITGANIDINGGVSFS, from the coding sequence ATGAGATTTAAAAACAAAGTAGCCATCGTTACCGGTGGTTCCAGGGACATTGGCCGTGCCGTATCTGTAAAGCTGGCAAAGGAAGGCGCAAAGGTGGTGGTAAATTATTATGGCAGCAAAGAGAACGGGGAAGCAACGTTGCAACAAATAAAAGAAGCCGGTGGGGAAGGCATTATTGTAAGTGGAGATATGACCAAAGCGGCTGATGTGGCCAATATGGTCAGCGCTGCCAGGAACGCTTTTGGAGATGCTATACATATACTGGTGAACGTTGCCGGCGGGTTGGTTGCCCGGAAAACAACTGCCGAAATGGATGAGGCCTTTTGGGATCAGGTGATGGACCTGAACCTGAAATCGGTGTTCCTTTGTGTGAAAGCGGTAACACCGTATATGCCACCGGGTGCAGCAATCATCAATTTTACCTCGCTTGCAGGGCGCGATGGGGGCGGGCCGGGTGCCAGCGCCTATGCCACCTCCAAAGGAGCTTTAATGACCTATACCCGGGCACTGGCAAAAGAATTCGGCCCTAAGAATGTAAGAGTGAATGCAGTAGCGCCCGGCATGATCGCTACTACCTTTCATGATACGTTTACCAAACCCGAGGTAAGGGCAAATGTGGCCAATGGCACTCCTTTAAAACGGGAAGGAAAAGCAGAAGAAGTAGCGGACCTGGTGGCTTACCTTGCTTCTGATGAGGCCAGCTTTATTACCGGCGCCAATATTGACATAAACGGGGGCGTTAGCTTTTCCTGA
- a CDS encoding cupin domain-containing protein, which yields MLQSDLFQIEDAITWEDLGNGVQRQVYGYDDQIMLVKAKFEAGAVGALHQHPHTQVTYVESGVFELTIGDEKKTIKKGDGYYVPPHIVHGCVCKEAGLLIDVFSPHREDFLK from the coding sequence ATGTTACAAAGCGATCTTTTTCAAATTGAAGATGCAATAACCTGGGAGGATCTGGGCAACGGCGTGCAAAGGCAGGTATATGGTTATGATGATCAGATCATGCTGGTCAAAGCAAAGTTTGAAGCAGGGGCCGTTGGAGCGCTGCACCAGCACCCTCATACACAGGTTACCTATGTGGAAAGCGGTGTTTTTGAACTGACCATTGGTGATGAAAAGAAAACGATTAAAAAGGGCGATGGCTATTATGTACCACCGCATATCGTACACGGTTGCGTTTGTAAAGAAGCCGGCCTGTTAATAGACGTGTTTAGTCCGCACAGGGAAGATTTTTTAAAATAA
- a CDS encoding Hsp20/alpha crystallin family protein: MNTSGYTRPKYNVPINIEERDDCYRLTVYATGFPKDRITTVVTNDVLTIRGERDYAEEAHIEFIKQEFPVKSFERSLHLNGMIETDCISSRFEEGVLTVFLPKKQETTLRHIRKQLDIAILG, encoded by the coding sequence ATGAACACAAGCGGATACACCCGGCCAAAGTATAATGTACCGATCAATATCGAGGAAAGAGACGATTGTTACCGGTTAACCGTTTATGCAACCGGCTTTCCAAAGGATCGGATTACAACAGTGGTTACTAATGATGTCCTTACGATAAGAGGGGAGCGCGATTATGCTGAGGAGGCGCATATAGAATTTATCAAGCAGGAATTTCCTGTTAAATCCTTTGAGCGCTCCTTACACTTAAACGGTATGATAGAAACAGATTGCATTTCCAGCCGGTTTGAAGAAGGTGTATTAACGGTTTTTTTACCAAAGAAACAGGAAACAACCCTGCGGCACATCAGGAAGCAGCTTGATATTGCCATTCTGGGTTAA
- a CDS encoding heparinase II/III domain-containing protein, which translates to MITGEQVPALRAGVNRYPLLKRSYREIKAAADAAIAQPVTVPVPKDGGGGVTHEQHKKNYTGILNCGIVYQLTGNKKYADYVKELLLQYAAKYESWPLHPARKNNKESGRIFWQSLNDFVWQVYTIQGYDLVYDAIDPKDREEIEAHLFLPILQFFTGHCAYIFNSIHNHGTWCLAAVGLTGYVLNKPEYVQMALKGSKLDGKSGYWAQLDQLFSPDGYYAEGPYYQRYALFPFLIFAKAIQNHQPRLHVFEYRNKLLAKAINSMLQCTYTNGAIFPLNDAIKDKTSETWELVYGVDIAYSDINNSNDLLDVAQQQGRVIVSDAGLKVAKAVYEKKATPFKYVSEWLSDGADGKAGGLGILRDGPNTDQQCVVLKATTQGMGHGHFDRLNLLYYDNGTEVFSDYGAARFLNIESKGGGGYLPENNSWAKQTVAHNTLVVDRVSDFKGSLEQAQATHPDLVYFNAKPGLQVMSAEEKNAYEGVVLNRVTALITIPELKKPLLLDVFTALSNGEHQYDLPFWYNGQLVDASFQFKAFAGELKPMGDKFGYQHIWLNAAAALNKEAGSITFLNKNRFYTTHFTSENPLTVNFVTTGANDPAMNLTTSRAFMLSRKSSGNATLVSITETHGVTDPVYETVTGAVPAISGVTLINNSEGKKTIVFWVNGKKEYRVTINYNDKNNFINLK; encoded by the coding sequence ATGATCACTGGGGAACAGGTGCCGGCTCTTAGAGCAGGAGTTAACCGGTATCCGTTGCTCAAAAGGTCTTACCGGGAAATAAAAGCAGCAGCAGATGCAGCAATAGCCCAGCCCGTCACCGTACCTGTGCCAAAAGATGGGGGCGGTGGCGTTACGCACGAGCAGCATAAAAAAAATTATACCGGCATCCTGAACTGCGGTATTGTGTATCAGTTAACGGGCAATAAAAAGTATGCTGATTATGTAAAAGAGCTGCTGTTGCAGTACGCTGCGAAGTATGAAAGCTGGCCACTGCACCCCGCACGTAAAAATAATAAGGAAAGCGGCAGGATTTTCTGGCAGAGCCTGAATGATTTTGTATGGCAGGTTTATACCATACAGGGGTATGATCTGGTGTATGATGCTATTGATCCAAAAGACCGGGAGGAGATCGAAGCGCATTTATTCCTTCCCATACTGCAATTTTTTACGGGGCATTGTGCATATATATTTAACAGCATTCATAACCATGGAACCTGGTGCCTGGCTGCTGTAGGCCTTACCGGATATGTACTGAACAAACCTGAATATGTGCAGATGGCCTTAAAAGGATCAAAGCTGGATGGTAAAAGCGGTTACTGGGCGCAACTGGATCAGCTGTTTTCCCCGGATGGCTATTATGCAGAGGGTCCCTACTACCAGCGCTATGCGCTTTTCCCGTTTTTGATCTTTGCAAAAGCCATACAGAACCATCAGCCCCGGCTGCATGTTTTTGAGTACCGGAATAAGCTGCTTGCAAAAGCCATCAACAGCATGCTGCAATGCACCTATACAAACGGCGCCATTTTCCCTCTGAATGATGCCATTAAAGATAAAACTTCTGAAACCTGGGAGCTGGTGTACGGGGTTGATATTGCCTATAGTGATATTAATAACAGTAATGACCTGCTGGATGTTGCTCAACAGCAGGGACGGGTCATTGTTTCTGATGCAGGCTTAAAGGTGGCAAAAGCAGTCTATGAAAAAAAAGCAACGCCGTTTAAATATGTTTCTGAATGGCTGAGCGATGGTGCTGACGGAAAGGCTGGCGGACTTGGCATTTTACGGGACGGCCCAAATACAGACCAGCAATGCGTGGTGCTGAAAGCGACCACCCAGGGCATGGGACATGGTCATTTTGACCGGTTGAACCTGTTGTATTACGATAACGGTACTGAAGTCTTTAGCGACTATGGCGCTGCACGTTTTTTAAATATAGAATCAAAAGGGGGTGGTGGATACCTGCCTGAAAATAATTCATGGGCCAAGCAAACGGTGGCACATAACACATTGGTGGTAGACAGGGTATCCGATTTTAAAGGCAGCCTGGAACAGGCGCAGGCCACGCATCCTGATCTGGTTTATTTTAATGCGAAACCCGGGTTGCAGGTGATGAGCGCTGAAGAAAAAAATGCGTATGAAGGCGTGGTACTGAACCGGGTAACGGCGCTGATAACGATCCCTGAATTAAAAAAGCCATTGCTGCTGGATGTTTTTACCGCATTATCGAACGGGGAGCATCAATACGATCTGCCGTTCTGGTACAATGGCCAGCTGGTGGATGCTTCTTTTCAGTTCAAAGCGTTTGCCGGTGAACTGAAACCGATGGGCGACAAGTTCGGCTATCAGCATATATGGCTGAATGCTGCCGCTGCGCTCAATAAGGAGGCCGGTTCTATAACCTTTTTAAATAAGAACCGTTTTTATACCACTCATTTTACTTCTGAAAATCCGCTGACGGTAAACTTTGTGACCACAGGGGCTAATGACCCGGCAATGAACCTTACCACAAGCAGGGCTTTCATGCTTTCCCGTAAAAGCAGCGGCAATGCTACCCTGGTCAGCATTACAGAAACACATGGGGTTACCGATCCGGTTTACGAAACGGTAACGGGAGCGGTTCCGGCCATATCGGGTGTAACGCTTATAAACAACTCTGAAGGGAAAAAGACCATTGTGTTTTGGGTTAACGGAAAGAAGGAATACCGGGTAACGATCAACTATAATGATAAAAATAATTTTATAAATCTGAAATAA
- a CDS encoding chondroitinase-B domain-containing protein, with product MKGSIAALLIILCTACSAKNKMAAVLPSENVRVITVATAAELKAALSAAKPGDSIVLKDAVYSGKFVIENPGSEKNPIVLTGSRNAVLDAGDITTGYVLQLKASYWHLRGFTLKNGLKGLMTDGADNNIIDGILVTQTGEEGVHFRTFSSHNIIQNSTINNTGLNRPGYGEGIYIGSAKNNWEKYTAGKPDHCDDNKVLNNTIGPNVTAECIDVKEGTTGGLIDGNTFNAAGISGENSADSWMDIKGNNYRIENNKGINPSAPNFLDGYQVNCAYAGWGNNNVFKNNISEVNAPGYAINVRLKSSNGEVTGTVVYADNTAQHAGKGVSNIPLTQIK from the coding sequence ATGAAAGGATCTATTGCCGCTTTACTCATTATATTATGCACTGCATGCAGCGCTAAAAATAAAATGGCAGCAGTGCTTCCGTCTGAAAACGTACGTGTGATCACTGTTGCTACCGCTGCTGAGTTAAAAGCGGCGCTGTCTGCTGCAAAACCGGGCGATTCCATTGTTTTAAAAGATGCTGTTTATTCCGGAAAATTTGTTATTGAAAACCCGGGCAGCGAAAAAAATCCCATCGTGTTAACCGGTAGCAGGAATGCGGTGCTGGATGCAGGTGATATAACCACGGGGTATGTATTGCAATTAAAAGCAAGCTACTGGCATTTGAGGGGCTTTACTTTAAAAAACGGGTTGAAAGGGCTTATGACAGATGGCGCTGATAACAATATCATAGATGGTATTTTGGTAACGCAGACAGGTGAGGAGGGAGTGCATTTCAGAACGTTCAGCAGTCACAATATCATTCAAAATTCAACGATCAATAACACAGGGCTGAACCGGCCCGGTTATGGAGAAGGCATTTATATCGGCAGCGCTAAAAATAACTGGGAAAAATATACAGCCGGTAAACCGGATCATTGCGATGATAATAAAGTATTGAATAATACCATTGGTCCCAACGTAACCGCTGAGTGTATTGATGTGAAGGAGGGAACAACGGGCGGACTGATTGATGGCAATACTTTTAATGCAGCAGGCATAAGCGGCGAGAACAGTGCGGATAGCTGGATGGATATCAAAGGCAATAATTACCGCATTGAAAATAATAAGGGCATCAACCCGTCTGCTCCCAACTTCCTGGATGGCTACCAGGTAAACTGCGCTTACGCCGGCTGGGGCAATAATAATGTATTTAAGAATAATATATCTGAAGTAAATGCCCCGGGCTATGCCATTAATGTAAGACTGAAAAGCAGTAACGGGGAAGTAACCGGCACTGTTGTTTATGCAGATAATACTGCGCAGCATGCGGGTAAGGGGGTAAGCAATATTCCGCTAACACAAATAAAATGA